In the Flavisolibacter tropicus genome, one interval contains:
- a CDS encoding RagB/SusD family nutrient uptake outer membrane protein, whose product MLKRFLYMGIAALSLSSCSKNLDIPPVDQISNDQYWKTGSDLNSYVLQFYTAFPTFRNQSGFHGNIGMDAYNGSDHQIQNIPVTQMNGTRTATASGGRWNWASIRAVNIFFENYQKVNEPAANIAQYVGEAHFFKAWFYFEKVRFFGDVPWYTNSMLANDAHLYDARTPRTQVVDSILYHLDQAIAKLSLLKDVPGGNNRLSKEAALIFKTRVALFEGSWQKYHAGTPFATSGANPSKYFQAAVDAAKELMTPGKYKVGIYNTGKPASDYNALFNSTNLSSNTEVTLWCKFDKSQSTFSHNFQQYITSGTNGLSATRELILNYLKKDGTPYDYDGTAATVKGSAFLTKIGTDCDPRLSQVIWIPGQTMWDNSAGKVLFVKPSLEKSGENKNYTGFQMNKGVDPKDPTAGGALGFSTACETGAVVFRYAEALLNYAEAQAELGGAIDYASSIDKLRARAGMPNFAAQADASRSKYADFGYTLSNELYEIRRERAVELACEGFRFDDWRRWRAHNLFKGKRPTGFPYLASEYAAGLVVPTDASGLVDPFKTSMASGYNFNVGRDYLDNIPTNEITLNPKLTPNPGW is encoded by the coding sequence ATGCTTAAGCGATTTTTATATATGGGTATTGCTGCTCTCAGTTTGTCATCGTGCAGCAAAAACCTGGATATTCCTCCAGTTGATCAAATTTCTAATGATCAATATTGGAAAACGGGGAGTGATTTGAACTCGTATGTTTTACAGTTTTATACAGCGTTCCCCACTTTTAGAAATCAATCAGGTTTCCATGGTAATATAGGAATGGATGCCTATAATGGTTCTGATCACCAGATACAGAATATTCCCGTTACGCAGATGAATGGAACCAGAACAGCTACTGCATCAGGTGGCCGCTGGAACTGGGCTAGCATCCGAGCGGTTAATATTTTCTTTGAAAACTATCAGAAAGTAAATGAGCCGGCAGCCAATATTGCTCAATATGTTGGTGAGGCGCATTTTTTTAAGGCCTGGTTTTATTTTGAAAAGGTGCGTTTTTTTGGTGATGTGCCTTGGTATACCAATTCCATGCTGGCTAATGATGCACATTTGTATGATGCACGCACGCCAAGAACACAGGTTGTTGATTCTATCCTGTATCATTTAGATCAGGCAATTGCTAAACTCAGTCTTTTAAAAGATGTGCCAGGTGGTAATAACCGATTGAGTAAAGAAGCTGCGCTTATTTTCAAAACGCGTGTTGCTTTATTTGAAGGTTCTTGGCAGAAGTACCATGCAGGTACTCCATTTGCTACTAGCGGAGCAAATCCTTCAAAGTATTTCCAGGCAGCTGTAGATGCGGCTAAAGAACTAATGACACCTGGAAAATACAAGGTGGGTATTTACAATACCGGTAAACCTGCCTCAGACTACAATGCACTGTTTAACTCAACTAACCTGAGTTCCAATACAGAGGTAACGTTGTGGTGTAAGTTTGACAAAAGTCAGAGTACTTTTTCACACAATTTCCAGCAGTATATCACATCAGGTACAAACGGATTGAGCGCTACTCGCGAACTTATTCTGAACTATCTGAAAAAGGACGGAACGCCTTATGATTATGATGGAACTGCTGCAACTGTAAAAGGGTCAGCTTTCCTTACTAAAATTGGTACTGATTGCGATCCGAGACTTTCGCAGGTTATCTGGATTCCTGGACAAACCATGTGGGATAACTCTGCCGGTAAAGTGCTGTTTGTAAAGCCATCACTGGAAAAGTCTGGTGAAAATAAAAACTATACTGGCTTTCAGATGAATAAGGGTGTTGATCCAAAAGATCCAACCGCAGGCGGAGCCCTTGGATTTAGCACGGCTTGTGAAACGGGTGCTGTTGTTTTTCGTTACGCAGAAGCATTGCTGAATTATGCAGAGGCACAGGCTGAATTGGGTGGTGCCATTGATTACGCTTCTTCAATAGACAAGCTACGTGCCCGCGCTGGTATGCCTAATTTTGCAGCTCAAGCCGATGCAAGCCGCAGCAAGTATGCTGATTTTGGATATACTTTGAGCAATGAGCTGTATGAAATTAGACGCGAAAGAGCAGTAGAATTGGCATGCGAAGGCTTTAGATTTGACGATTGGCGCAGATGGCGTGCCCACAACTTGTTTAAGGGCAAAAGGCCTACAGGATTTCCTTACCTGGCTTCGGAATATGCAGCCGGTCTTGTGGTGCCTACAGATGCATCAGGACTTGTTGATCCATTCAAAACATCAATGGCTAGTGGTTATAATTTTAACGTGGGTAGAGATTATCTAGATAATATTCCTACCAATGAAATCACACTTAATCCGAAGCTGACACCAAATCCGGGATGGTAA
- a CDS encoding SusC/RagA family TonB-linked outer membrane protein translates to MRSKLLLAWMMMFLSVLSFAQGTDGSVLSGVIRDENGSLLQGITVTEKGTNNVVTTNGKGVFSIHVKSTDAILVLTGVGFEKQELRAAGQASFDVALKTDVKGLSDVVVVGYGTQKKANLTGAVAVVKGAELVNRPTATVSQALQGKVSGMNFSAGSFGFEPGAALNLQIRGQGAPLILIDGMYAANINGLNPNDIESVSVLKDAAAAAIYGARAPYGVVLITTKSGATNNKLSIEYSGNYSFIKPINMPHHLDSYTTALALNEAAINSGITPLYTNLTIDRILAYQQDPVNTPETNPALANPALWANTFESNANYDWFNVFYGDGQRYQHNLSMSGGNKAVSFFLSGGYVNDGGVLQVGKDNYKRYNLSAKFDASLTNWIKLTSNTRYYNSERNTPAYDNQGDYDLLFHQVARTFPSQYMKSKYGVNSIQSKIPWTKDAGNNGTTINDMVQRFAAEITSLKGWTINGDYTFDLTSNQFTSKNFTVYEDNVAGQPVLSGSTSPSSISKSQAITFYQSANAYTTYKFDISKAHHFSIMAGYQQEKSSLSYLSASKTNMITGEVPSLNTSTGTINATDNLNNYATEGVFGRFNYNFNDRYLLELNSRYDGTYKFAAGKKWGFFPSVSAGWNLSNEKFWEVIKPVVNAFKLRASFGSLGNQLTAGAYQDLPIIAVNSNLGWILNGTRPSYTSAPTLVNPDITWETSNTKNLGADLGLLKNRLTLTAEVYQRLTYDQLGSQNALPAVIGASLPQVNNMETRTDGWEFSFGWNDKIGKDFKYSVIGQLFDYYTTITKYNNPTKILTTSYEGQKQGEIWGYTSEGLMLDQATVDAINTGNIQKAISGQTWKIGDMRYADLNKDGVVNFGDNTVNNPGDRRVIGNTTPRYQYGVTLRAEWKGFDFSMFVQGVGKRDLVLSDNLFWGFISQVQSSIFKDHLDYFRDADATKYAGLGKNTDAYFARPYLDPAMNAKNQAVQTRYIQNGAYTRLKNIQLGYSLSDKVMKKAKLSGAYFYVSGENMLTISHLPSHFDPENANIGVRGSGKSFFPQQAITLGVNLKF, encoded by the coding sequence ATGAGATCCAAACTATTGCTTGCTTGGATGATGATGTTTTTATCTGTTCTCTCGTTTGCACAGGGCACTGATGGCTCTGTTCTTAGCGGGGTAATCAGAGATGAAAACGGAAGCTTGCTGCAAGGAATTACGGTGACCGAGAAAGGCACCAACAATGTTGTTACTACCAACGGAAAAGGCGTGTTTTCTATTCACGTCAAGTCAACAGATGCAATACTGGTTCTTACTGGTGTTGGATTTGAAAAACAGGAATTAAGAGCAGCCGGCCAGGCTTCTTTTGATGTGGCGCTAAAGACTGATGTCAAAGGACTATCCGATGTGGTAGTGGTTGGCTACGGTACACAAAAGAAAGCCAACCTGACTGGAGCTGTGGCTGTGGTAAAGGGTGCTGAGTTGGTTAACCGACCCACAGCTACCGTATCGCAGGCGCTACAGGGTAAAGTTTCAGGTATGAACTTCTCGGCTGGTAGTTTTGGTTTTGAACCTGGTGCAGCTCTTAACCTTCAAATCAGAGGGCAGGGTGCGCCACTAATCCTGATCGATGGTATGTATGCTGCAAATATCAATGGGCTTAACCCTAATGATATTGAGTCGGTATCAGTCCTTAAGGATGCAGCGGCAGCAGCCATTTACGGTGCAAGGGCGCCTTATGGAGTTGTATTGATTACTACAAAATCAGGAGCTACCAATAATAAATTAAGCATTGAGTATTCAGGTAATTATTCCTTCATTAAGCCAATCAATATGCCGCATCATCTTGATTCGTATACAACGGCATTGGCACTGAACGAAGCAGCTATCAACTCAGGAATTACGCCACTTTATACCAATCTGACCATTGATAGGATTTTGGCCTATCAACAAGATCCGGTAAACACTCCTGAAACAAATCCTGCTTTAGCTAACCCGGCTCTATGGGCCAATACGTTTGAAAGCAATGCTAACTACGACTGGTTCAACGTATTTTATGGTGATGGCCAACGCTACCAGCATAATCTTTCTATGAGTGGCGGTAATAAGGCTGTTTCTTTCTTCCTCTCCGGTGGTTATGTAAACGATGGCGGTGTTTTACAAGTAGGAAAAGATAATTACAAGCGTTATAATCTAAGTGCAAAGTTTGATGCCAGCTTAACGAATTGGATAAAGCTTACTTCAAATACACGCTATTATAACTCTGAGCGTAATACGCCTGCTTACGACAACCAAGGTGATTATGATCTGCTTTTTCACCAGGTTGCCCGTACTTTCCCATCGCAGTACATGAAGTCGAAATATGGCGTGAACTCCATTCAATCAAAGATACCTTGGACCAAAGATGCTGGTAACAACGGTACTACCATCAATGACATGGTTCAGCGATTTGCAGCTGAAATAACATCATTGAAAGGATGGACCATTAATGGAGATTATACTTTCGATCTTACTTCAAACCAGTTCACCTCTAAAAACTTTACCGTTTACGAGGATAATGTTGCTGGTCAGCCTGTTCTTTCTGGAAGTACTTCTCCTTCTTCCATTTCTAAATCGCAGGCTATCACCTTTTACCAATCAGCTAATGCCTATACTACCTACAAATTTGACATTAGTAAGGCACATCATTTTTCTATAATGGCTGGTTATCAGCAGGAGAAATCATCCCTGTCTTACCTATCTGCCAGTAAAACCAATATGATTACCGGTGAAGTACCTTCGTTGAATACTTCAACGGGTACTATTAATGCCACTGATAACCTGAATAATTATGCAACGGAAGGTGTATTCGGTCGCTTTAACTACAACTTCAATGATAGATATCTTTTGGAGTTAAACAGCCGCTACGACGGAACGTACAAGTTTGCAGCCGGTAAGAAGTGGGGCTTTTTTCCATCCGTGTCCGCTGGTTGGAATTTGAGCAACGAGAAATTCTGGGAAGTTATCAAGCCGGTAGTAAACGCCTTCAAATTACGGGCTTCTTTTGGCTCTCTAGGCAACCAGTTAACGGCAGGAGCTTACCAGGATTTACCTATTATAGCTGTAAACTCCAATCTGGGATGGATACTAAATGGTACAAGACCAAGCTATACTTCTGCTCCTACATTGGTGAATCCTGATATTACCTGGGAAACATCAAATACTAAGAACTTAGGTGCAGACTTGGGGCTCCTTAAAAACCGCCTGACCCTAACGGCTGAAGTTTATCAGCGTCTTACTTACGATCAATTGGGCAGCCAGAATGCATTACCTGCTGTTATTGGTGCTAGCTTACCACAAGTTAACAACATGGAAACTAGAACCGATGGTTGGGAGTTTTCTTTTGGTTGGAATGATAAGATAGGTAAAGACTTTAAATACTCTGTAATTGGGCAGTTATTTGATTATTACACGACTATCACTAAATATAATAACCCTACAAAAATCCTGACTACGTCGTATGAAGGCCAGAAGCAGGGTGAGATCTGGGGATATACTTCTGAAGGTCTGATGCTTGATCAGGCAACTGTTGATGCTATCAATACGGGTAATATTCAGAAAGCCATTTCTGGCCAAACCTGGAAAATTGGAGATATGCGTTATGCCGACCTGAACAAGGATGGTGTAGTGAATTTTGGTGATAATACTGTTAATAATCCGGGCGACCGCAGGGTCATTGGTAATACCACACCTCGCTACCAGTATGGCGTAACGCTACGGGCTGAGTGGAAAGGTTTTGACTTCTCCATGTTCGTGCAGGGTGTTGGCAAACGTGATCTTGTATTGAGTGATAATTTATTCTGGGGTTTCATTTCTCAAGTACAAAGTTCAATTTTCAAAGACCACCTGGATTATTTCAGAGATGCAGACGCGACCAAATATGCTGGTCTTGGAAAGAACACCGATGCCTATTTTGCAAGACCATATCTAGATCCTGCGATGAATGCAAAGAATCAGGCAGTACAAACTCGCTACATCCAGAATGGAGCTTATACAAGATTGAAGAATATTCAGTTAGGTTATTCCCTGTCTGATAAAGTGATGAAAAAAGCAAAACTCAGTGGCGCTTATTTTTATGTGTCTGGAGAAAATATGCTGACCATATCGCATCTTCCATCTCATTTTGACCCTGAGAACGCAAACATAGGTGTACGTGGTTCTGGAAAATCATTCTTCCCACAACAGGCTATCACGCTTGGTGTTAATCTTAAATTCTAA
- a CDS encoding DUF4998 domain-containing protein: MKNIVWLLVMVIGTLSSCSKMNDTQKPYLNDGDLYYAGAPYNVVVISKVNSVDIQFKKTADPNILKYVIYWNNRANSQDVTPSEDAIEKVTIPNLAKGNYSFELIAVDKSGNKSKVVYAAGIVN, encoded by the coding sequence ATGAAAAATATTGTTTGGTTGTTAGTAATGGTAATTGGTACCCTGTCTTCATGTAGCAAGATGAATGATACACAAAAGCCTTATTTAAACGACGGCGATTTGTACTATGCCGGTGCTCCTTACAACGTGGTTGTTATTTCGAAGGTAAACAGTGTTGATATTCAGTTTAAGAAAACGGCTGATCCTAATATTCTTAAGTATGTCATCTATTGGAATAACAGGGCTAATAGCCAGGACGTAACTCCTTCTGAGGACGCTATTGAGAAAGTGACGATACCCAATCTTGCTAAAGGGAATTACAGTTTTGAATTGATAGCTGTAGATAAATCTGGCAATAAATCGAAGGTGGTATATGCAGCAGGTATTGTAAACTAA
- a CDS encoding DUF4959 domain-containing protein, whose translation MKYLVFILTASLAISGLFSCQKLVDERKPLFQSDKKPLPVTGVQVKNMEGAAVITYKLPEDPSVLYVQADYMINDKIARQEKVSYYSDSIRVSGFAKAGEYKVILYSVSRSEVKSDSVVVKVNPLNPPYRTIAASLQLYDAFGGVNVKCQNPTEGEVGVGVVVDTTGRPELVYTEYTKATAVEFTVRGFSLKPYRMGAYVIDRWGNVSDTTWKTITPLYEAELQRAGKIVLANLPQDGAMGNVTVFTDIINFTGSSTRYYSINKTAPAPNPYLGLYLGVTAKLSRFKFYPRSDMQFTNGTPRVFEVWVSMTPGATGDLYDGTWTKLGRYEVIKPSGLPIGTNSTEDVNAANAGFEFVFPLPAVACKYVRIVGIDTWKAAPDGNLKIGPIHFWGDNR comes from the coding sequence ATGAAATATCTAGTTTTCATTTTGACGGCTTCATTGGCAATTAGCGGTCTATTCTCTTGCCAGAAGTTAGTTGACGAAAGAAAACCGCTTTTCCAAAGCGATAAAAAGCCATTACCTGTTACAGGTGTACAGGTGAAAAATATGGAAGGGGCAGCTGTAATCACCTATAAATTACCGGAAGATCCGTCTGTTTTGTATGTGCAGGCCGACTATATGATCAATGATAAAATAGCCAGGCAGGAAAAAGTATCGTACTATTCCGATTCTATTCGGGTAAGTGGTTTTGCCAAGGCCGGTGAGTATAAAGTAATTTTATACAGCGTGAGCAGGAGTGAAGTGAAATCTGATTCTGTAGTGGTTAAAGTAAATCCGCTCAATCCGCCCTATCGTACCATTGCTGCATCGCTCCAATTATATGATGCATTTGGTGGTGTGAATGTTAAATGTCAGAATCCAACAGAAGGGGAAGTGGGTGTTGGTGTTGTGGTAGACACAACCGGAAGACCTGAGTTGGTGTACACGGAGTATACAAAAGCAACTGCGGTGGAGTTTACGGTGAGGGGGTTTTCTCTCAAACCGTATAGAATGGGTGCTTATGTTATTGACAGGTGGGGAAATGTTTCAGATACAACCTGGAAAACAATCACCCCTTTGTATGAAGCTGAGTTGCAAAGGGCTGGAAAGATTGTATTGGCAAATTTGCCGCAAGATGGTGCCATGGGTAATGTTACTGTATTTACGGACATTATTAATTTTACAGGTTCCTCTACCAGATATTATTCTATCAATAAAACTGCACCTGCGCCCAATCCTTATCTAGGCCTTTACTTAGGTGTTACCGCAAAACTAAGCCGGTTTAAATTTTACCCCCGTAGTGATATGCAGTTTACTAATGGAACACCAAGAGTATTTGAGGTTTGGGTAAGTATGACTCCTGGTGCTACTGGCGATTTGTATGATGGTACATGGACAAAATTGGGAAGATATGAAGTGATTAAACCTTCTGGATTACCTATTGGTACCAATTCTACGGAAGATGTTAATGCTGCCAATGCCGGTTTTGAATTTGTTTTCCCTTTACCTGCTGTTGCCTGTAAATACGTAAGAATTGTTGGTATTGATACCTGGAAGGCAGCACCTGATGGTAATCTGAAAATAGGTCCTATTCATTTTTGGGGTGATAACAGGTAG
- a CDS encoding RagB/SusD family nutrient uptake outer membrane protein produces MKNIKIILFLGLIIGTVSCKKYLDVVPDYSPTIDNAFAMRTQAKKYLATCYSYLPRLGEYADNFTSVASREIVAPTGGVTSSTAPGLQQFLDMAYGYQSANDPVANFWDGTKSGTPLFQGLRDCNIFLEGIQNVPDMSETEKKQWIAEVKTLKAYYHFYLLRMYGPIPVIRKNLPISATADEVQVKREPVDSVVSYITQLVDEATPDLQPAIVNVSEEMGRITKTIALSIKAQTLVLAASPLFNGNTDYANFKNKDGQALVNTTYDATKWQKASEACKAAIDAARAAGHTMYYFDVPVGLGAIFPSTKACLDIRGAITEDFNAETIWGFKNSRPNSLQLLAMTFGGGTTGRLPIVGNAFYAANMEACELFYTKNGVPINEDPTWDYANRYTALKTVPSTADSGLLKKGFVTSSFNMDRENRFYADLTFQGSSYQYKTYINSNNIAYINGYGSATATDKYSMTGYWPQKLVNYKCTGDQNTRTIVPYTWPAIRLSELYLMYAEALNEAAGPSPEAYQYIDSVRARAGLKGVQESWTKYSNNPAKPASKEGLRSIIQQETQIEFMFEGNNYWNARRWHRLDILNRPVTGWDVFKKSTLPADAPKVYYNKVNYFYPSSTLRDFLAPIKEYNLSVNHNLVQNPMW; encoded by the coding sequence ATGAAAAATATAAAAATCATTTTGTTCCTGGGGCTTATTATCGGAACGGTATCATGTAAAAAATACCTGGATGTTGTGCCCGATTATTCGCCTACTATAGATAATGCGTTTGCAATGAGAACGCAGGCGAAAAAATATTTAGCTACTTGCTATTCTTATTTGCCGAGATTGGGTGAGTATGCTGACAATTTTACGTCTGTTGCTTCGCGTGAAATTGTTGCGCCAACTGGTGGTGTAACCTCTTCTACTGCACCAGGCCTTCAGCAATTTTTGGACATGGCTTATGGATATCAATCAGCGAATGACCCTGTGGCGAATTTCTGGGACGGTACCAAATCGGGCACACCCCTGTTCCAGGGCCTGCGGGATTGTAACATCTTCCTGGAGGGTATTCAGAATGTACCGGATATGAGCGAAACGGAAAAAAAGCAATGGATAGCAGAAGTAAAAACGTTGAAAGCGTATTATCATTTTTATTTGCTGCGTATGTATGGGCCCATCCCTGTAATCAGGAAGAACCTGCCCATCTCTGCCACTGCGGATGAAGTACAGGTAAAAAGAGAGCCCGTAGATTCTGTTGTTTCCTATATCACTCAATTGGTAGATGAAGCCACTCCGGATTTGCAGCCTGCCATTGTTAATGTAAGCGAAGAAATGGGACGTATTACGAAGACGATTGCCTTATCGATCAAGGCGCAGACCTTAGTATTAGCAGCCAGTCCTTTATTTAACGGAAATACGGACTATGCCAACTTTAAAAACAAGGACGGTCAGGCACTGGTAAACACAACTTATGATGCTACAAAATGGCAAAAAGCAAGCGAAGCTTGTAAAGCTGCCATTGATGCTGCACGTGCTGCCGGACATACCATGTACTACTTTGATGTGCCGGTAGGATTGGGTGCTATTTTCCCGAGCACGAAGGCTTGCCTTGATATTCGTGGTGCCATTACGGAAGATTTTAATGCGGAAACGATCTGGGGTTTTAAAAATTCAAGACCTAACAGCTTACAGCTTTTAGCTATGACTTTTGGCGGGGGAACCACTGGAAGGCTACCCATTGTTGGTAATGCCTTTTATGCGGCCAATATGGAAGCCTGCGAATTGTTTTACACCAAAAATGGCGTACCTATTAATGAAGATCCTACCTGGGATTATGCCAACCGATACACAGCGTTAAAAACAGTACCCAGCACCGCGGATTCAGGGCTTTTGAAAAAGGGTTTTGTAACATCCAGTTTTAACATGGACAGAGAAAACCGTTTTTATGCGGATCTGACCTTTCAGGGTTCTTCGTATCAGTATAAAACGTACATCAACAGTAACAACATAGCCTATATTAATGGTTATGGATCTGCTACCGCAACGGATAAATATTCTATGACAGGTTACTGGCCACAGAAATTAGTGAACTACAAGTGTACTGGAGATCAAAATACCAGAACTATTGTTCCTTATACCTGGCCAGCAATCCGTTTGTCGGAATTGTATTTGATGTATGCGGAGGCACTTAATGAAGCTGCAGGACCTTCTCCTGAGGCGTATCAATATATTGATTCGGTAAGGGCAAGAGCCGGTTTAAAAGGCGTACAGGAATCCTGGACAAAATACTCTAATAACCCTGCAAAACCTGCAAGTAAAGAGGGGTTGAGAAGCATTATTCAACAGGAGACCCAGATTGAATTTATGTTTGAAGGGAACAACTACTGGAATGCCCGCCGTTGGCACCGGTTAGATATTCTGAACAGGCCTGTTACAGGATGGGATGTATTTAAGAAATCAACCCTTCCGGCAGATGCACCAAAGGTGTATTATAACAAGGTTAATTATTTCTATCCTTCATCTACGCTTAGAGACTTTTTGGCGCCGATAAAAGAATATAATTTATCGGTTAACCATAACCTGGTTCAGAACCCAATGTGGTAA